The genomic stretch CAGGGCCTGGGCGCCGAACTCTGGTCCCTGTACAACCAGCTTCAACAGCGGGCCCCGGGCGCCATCGCGTTCTACCCCGTGATGTACCCTGCGGACAAAGTATTCCCCGACCTTTTCAACGGCAACCTCAAGGTCTATGAGGCCTCAGTCGCGTCGGGGGCCAGCACAGTAGTGTCCGACATCAACCTCCTTGACGCCGAATGTCACGGGCAGCCGCACCACTACGTGCTCGCCGGGTTCTCGCAGGGCGCCTGGGTGATCCACGACGCCCTCCACGCCCTAGCCGCGGCCGGGCCGTCAAAGCTCGCGGAGATCTCCGGCGTCGCCTTGTTCGGCGACCCTGATTTCCTGCCGTACACGCCGTGGGTGCGGGACTTCAAGTGGCTCGACCCCGCTCCCGGGGTGGCCGCGCTGGCCGGGAAGGGCTACCCGGTGATCCCCAGGCAGGTGGTGCCCCGCACCGCGTCGTACTGTTTCCCGAACGACCCCGTGTGCCAGGCAACACCATGGAATATTGCCGCGTTTCTACCGGCGTGCGCTGTACCTTATAACTTGCTGTGCCCCCACTTCGATTACGTGCACTTTGGTGAGGTAACCCCGGCTGCGGAGTTCCTGGCCCGGCTCCTGCCCCGGTAAACAAACCCGCGCGGTGCTCCCGCCGCTTCGGGGGCCTGCTAGCCGTGCGCAGGCCGCCGTCCCGCTCCCGCCCCTCAAACTGAACGGGACAGTTTGACAGAGACTGCGCGGCCGTCTCTGTCTCCCGGAGTCATGGCACAGATCGCCGCCGACCCTGCCGCTATGGTGAAGGCATGGGTTGCTTCGCTGCCATGACTACCCGGACCGCCGCTTAGCGGCGGTACCGAGGTTGCCGTAACCGCGGCCTCATCGCCTGCCCTCGCCGGGGCAGTGCCAGGACGTACCGCCCGATCAGTGTCCTGCCTGGCGGTCACGCGCGTATGCCTGTGCTGCCGGGTCATCCTGCCTGATCAGGGGAGTCATGTTGCAGTCGCAGCGTTTCGATTCACAGTGCGAAGAACCAATCCCGTACCCGTCCGCAGCCGGACCCGCCGTCACGCAGGACCCGCGTGCCGCGACCCTGGTCCTGATGGTCGGGCTCCCCGCAGCCGGGAAAACCACCCGGGCCGGAGAACTCGCCGCAACGCATCAGGCGCTGCGGCTGACCCCGGATCACTGGATGATCCCGCTGTTCGGAGATTCGATGGCCGGCGGCAAGCGCTGGGTGCTCGAAGGCCGGCTCATCTCGGTCGCCCTGCAGGCGCTGCGGCTGGGGACCAGCGTCGTGCTCGACTACGGGCTCTGGGGCCGCGATGAACGGTCGGCGTTGCGCTGGCTGGCCCGGTCGGCCGGGGCAGCATGCCAGGTGGTCTACCTGCCCGTGGACAAAGACGTCCAGCTCGCCCGCATCGCACTCCGACAGGAAACGGCACCGCACCAGACATTCCCGATGAGCGAGGCCGAGGTGGACTCGTGGCGGGAGCAATTCCAGGTGCCTGACGCCGCCGAACTCAACGGCGGTGAGATCCCCGCCCCGCCAGCAGGCTGGTCGGGCTGGCCCGAGTGGGCAGTAGACCACTGGCCCTCATGCACCGACAGCTAACCCAGCCGTCCTAACGGCGTTCGTGCTGGCCAGCAGTACCGCTAGGTTTACTTTACATAATGCTCATTATCGGCGTTAGGCCGAGTAAGGGTTGCGGGGTATGCCGACCGGGATTGTCCCGTGCCAGCCCATCATGTCGTTTGACGGCGATCTTGTCGTTTACATGTCATCGTGACAGCCATTATGTTGGCGGCCCTGCGGCACTCCTACATCACGTAGGCGGGCGCAGCCAGAGCACGCCGCCGCAGCGCGCTGTCTCGCGGTCGGCCGCGGCGGCGGCGAGTGCCGCCCCAAGCCGGTATACATACGCTTTCGTCCGCGGGAACGTGAGGTCGGACGTGTGGATGAGGCCAGGAACCCCGTCTCCGGCCGCCTCGTGTGCACGTCGGAGGCTCTCGAAGTCCGGGACGTTGTTCGTCACGAGGACCCGGCCCTCGGCCAGTGCCGCCTGGAAGATCTCCAGGTCCGACAGGGCGCGCAGGACAGGATCCGCAACGACCGCACGGCAGTCGATGCCGCGGGCAGCGAGATCGGTCGCGATCGCGGGCGAGAACATCTCGTCGAGGAGCAATGCGTCGGGCACGTTACCGGGTACCCCCGCTCACAGTCCCAGCAGTCCCTGCTGCCGTTCCCATGCCGCCTGTGCCTGTGCAGCCTCGGCGCGTGCCCTGTCCAAGAAGTCCTCGACCTCCTCCGGATAGTCGCTCCAGTAAGCCAGAGCCGCGCGTATGAACGGTACGGGCGTCCCTGACGTCTCGGCGGCGACCTCGACAACCTCGTCACCCGCCAGTGCAGGCTCAGCTTCGCGGACCGACCGGATGGCGCCAATGACCTCCCACACGTCAGGACCGCCGACCAGCCTGGCCCTGCGCCCGGCCGGGCCATCCTTGAACGTGATGAGCGGGTGCTCACGGATCCGGAGCGCCTCATCGACGAGCCTACTGGTGGCGCTGGACAGGGTCAGATCCCGGTGCGCTGCAACGAACGCGGAGAGTCGCTCGAACACGCGCGGTTCGAACCGGACCGACGACGGGCTAGGAGTAGCTACCATGTATGACAATGTAGGTGAGCGTAAGCGGGCAGTGCAAACGACTTGCATGCTACCCCCAGACCGGCGTGGAGCCAGGCTCCGACGTCTCATGGGCGGGTCGGCCGCGCGGGGAGACCAAGAGCACGTCCGGTGCCCACTCCCCCGGCCCACGAGGCAACTCCGCGCCGTCGGTTCCGGAAACGACGTGATGCTTGAGACGAGGGAGTGTCCCGACGTCTCACGAAGGGGTCGTTCCGCAGGACATTGCCGACATGTTCCCTGAGACGGGACACGCTCGTCCCGTGACAGCCATCATGTCGTTTGAACGTGTATGGACGGTCAGTGAGACACGGCACAGACCGCGGTCAAGGCGGCGCTCATGCGCCCGTCCCGCGGCCCTTGTGCTCCATGAGATGCAGGGTCACCCCGAACGTCGTCTCCGGCGCCGTGAAGACCGACCGGACCTCATCGGTCTCGAATTCGCCCTGCAGGACGACCCCTCGGCGTGCCAGTTCGGCTTTGGCGTCTTCGAGGTCGTCGACTTCATATCCGAGATGGCCGACGACCGCAGTCTCGCCGTCCTTGAGCTTTGGCATGCCGAAACCGGCAGCGCGGACCTCAATCAACTCCAGGCGCGTTTCACCGAACAGCAGAAATTGCAGGTCGATGTCGCCGCCGCGAAGACGCCCGCCGTCGGCTCTGCCGTCAACGGTGTCGCCCGCCCGGGCAACGGTTTCGTCGATATCGCGCACGACGATTGCGATATGATCCAGCCCAAGTAGCCTCATGGACCTCAGTCCTCCTGTGTCTCGCTGTTTTCCGTTGTTGACGGGATACGGTCGTTGCTCTCAATTGACTTCGGCCGGTGGCTTGTCCTCCTACGCGACCTTGATCGTCTTGTTGACGGGGAGTTGACGGATCCGTGTCCCGGTCAGTGCCGCGATCGCGTTAGTTAGTGCCGGCGCGGCGGACGGGACGCTGACCTCGCCGACACCGGTTGGTGGTTCGGTCGATTCGATCAGGTGGACCTCGATCGTCGGGGTGGACCGCATCCGCATGACCGGATAGCGATCGAACTGTTGGGTGATGATCTCGCCGCCGTCGCCGAGGACAACCTCGCCCCACGCGGCGGCGCTGAGCCCGAACAGGAGCCCGCCCTCGACTTGCGCACGGATCAGATCCGGATTGACCTGGATTCCACAGTCCAGCGTGTAGACGATCCGGTCGATGCGGATGCGTCCGCGATCGTCGAGCGAGATCTCGGTGACCTGGGCGCTGTGGCTGAGGTAGCTGGAGCACGTAATTCCGCGCGCGTGGCCTTCCGGCGCTGCCGTGCCCCAGCCGACGATCTCCGCGGCCAGCTCGAGCGCGCGCAGCGTGCGCGGGTTCTCGGCGAGCAGATCTCTTCGCAGGTCGACGGGGTCGCGTCCCGTGGCGATCGCGAGCTCGTCGATCGCCGACTCGCGCGCGAACTCGGTGTGGGAATTGCCGATCGAGCGCCAGGCCATAATCGGCACGCCCGACTCGAAGTTGGTCGAGCCGAACCTG from bacterium encodes the following:
- a CDS encoding cutinase family protein; the encoded protein is QGLGAELWSLYNQLQQRAPGAIAFYPVMYPADKVFPDLFNGNLKVYEASVASGASTVVSDINLLDAECHGQPHHYVLAGFSQGAWVIHDALHALAAAGPSKLAEISGVALFGDPDFLPYTPWVRDFKWLDPAPGVAALAGKGYPVIPRQVVPRTASYCFPNDPVCQATPWNIAAFLPACAVPYNLLCPHFDYVHFGEVTPAAEFLARLLPR
- a CDS encoding ATP-binding protein — translated: MVGLPAAGKTTRAGELAATHQALRLTPDHWMIPLFGDSMAGGKRWVLEGRLISVALQALRLGTSVVLDYGLWGRDERSALRWLARSAGAACQVVYLPVDKDVQLARIALRQETAPHQTFPMSEAEVDSWREQFQVPDAAELNGGEIPAPPAGWSGWPEWAVDHWPSCTDS
- a CDS encoding DUF5615 family PIN-like protein — protein: MPDALLLDEMFSPAIATDLAARGIDCRAVVADPVLRALSDLEIFQAALAEGRVLVTNNVPDFESLRRAHEAAGDGVPGLIHTSDLTFPRTKAYVYRLGAALAAAAADRETARCGGVLWLRPPT
- a CDS encoding VOC family protein — encoded protein: MRLLGLDHIAIVVRDIDETVARAGDTVDGRADGGRLRGGDIDLQFLLFGETRLELIEVRAAGFGMPKLKDGETAVVGHLGYEVDDLEDAKAELARRGVVLQGEFETDEVRSVFTAPETTFGVTLHLMEHKGRGTGA